The Henckelia pumila isolate YLH828 chromosome 2, ASM3356847v2, whole genome shotgun sequence genome includes a window with the following:
- the LOC140883708 gene encoding vesicle-associated membrane protein 714-like — MAILYGVVARGTTVLSEFTAVTGNVGSVVRRMLEKLADTGSTDSRLCFSQDRYIFHILQLDGLTFLCMANDTFGRRIPFSYLEDIHMRFMKNYGKIASHAPAYAMNDEFSRVLHQQMEFFSSNPSADTLNRVRGEVSEVRTIMVDNIDKILERGNRIELLVDKTATMQDSAFHFRKQSKRLRQSLWTKNAKLVAMLTGLIVLLLYIIIAAACGGITLPSCRSK; from the exons ATGGCGATCCTGTACGGGGTGGTGGCGCGTGGAACGACGGTGCTGTCGGAGTTCACTGCCGTGACAGGTAACGTCGGTTCGGTGGTGCGGCGGATGCTGGAGAAACTTGCGGACACTGGCTCCACTGATTCCAGGTTGTGCTTCTCTCAGGATCGATACATTTTCCACATCCTCCAACTGGACGGCCTCACATTTCTATGTATGGCCAACGACACCTTTGGAA GAAGGATTCCGTTCTCATATTTGGAGGATATTCATATGAGATTTATGAAGAACTACGGAAAAATAGCCTCTCATGCACCTGCTTATGCTATGAATGATGAATTCTCAAGGGTCTTGCACCAGCAAATGGAATTCTTTTCCAGTAATCCTAGTGCAGATACACTCAACCGTGTCAGGGGAGAAGTTAGTGAG GTACGTACTATAATGGTGGATAATATTGACAAAATACTAGAAAGAGGTAACCGGATTGAGCTTCTTGTCGACAAAACAGCAACCATGCAAGACAGTGCATTTCACTTCAGAAAACAGTCAAAACGTCTTCGTCAATCTCTTTGGACGAAAAATGCCAAGCTCGT GGCTATGTTGACGGGTTTGATCGTTCTTCTTCTGTATATTATAATTGCTGCTGCATGTGGAGGCATCACCCTACCATCATGTAGATCGAAGTAA